A genome region from Amblyraja radiata isolate CabotCenter1 chromosome 4, sAmbRad1.1.pri, whole genome shotgun sequence includes the following:
- the LOC116971812 gene encoding cytochrome c oxidase subunit 6C-1 — protein sequence MSASAIAKPAMRGLLAKRLRFHLAVAFTMAFSVAGLFKFLVTDSRKNAYADFYKKYDAVKDFEAMREAGIFESVKPKKAH from the exons ATGTCTGCCTCTGCGATTGCCAAACCTGCCATGAGAGGCCTGCTGGCCAAGCGTCTGCGGTTTCATTTGGCTGTGGCTTTCACTATGGCATTTTCAGTAGCTGGACTCTTCAAG TTTTTAGTAACTGATTCCAGGAAGAACGCCTATGCTGACTTCTACAAGAAATATGATGCCGTGAAGGACTTTGAAGCCATGAGGGAAGCTGGTATATTTGAAAGTGTGAAACCAAAGAAAGCACATTAA